The stretch of DNA TACAGGTTCCGCAAAAGCCTTTATGGTTTGGGAAAGACTGCCTGGATAATTATTCTCCTCAACGATCACGATGTGTTTATTTGAGGTCATGAGGGACAAAAGCATATCCTCATCAAAGGGTTTGATAAATTTGGCGTCGATATAGCTGGCATTGACTCCCTCGGCATCCAGGATTTTAACTGCTTTCTCAACCACAGGGTTCATCGAGCCCACTGCGAGGATGGCAATATCTTTCCCTTCTGAGATGAGCTCCCATTTCCCAATTTCAACTGCTCTACTCTGAACTGTTTTTCTGTTTTTTAAGGCTGAAGCTTTTGGGTAACGGATGAAAAATGGCCCTTCCTCATGCAAGAGAGCTGTCTGCATCAGATGGCGCAATTCCTCCCCATTTCGGGGGGCAGCAACAACGACTCCGGGAATACTTGAAAGATAGGCCAGATCCAGGACCCCGTGGTGCGTGGGTCCGTCCTCACCTACCAATCCCGCTCGATCAAGCATGAAAATGACCGGTAATTTCTGAACAGCAATATCATGTACGAGCATGTCATAGGCCCGTTGCAGGAAGGTGGAATAAATAGCGACAAAGGGCTTGAGACCACGTGCAGCTAGTGCTGCGGCAAAAGTCACTGCATGCCCCTCAGCAATACCAACATCATAGAAACGATCAGGATGTTCTTTGGCGTAGCCAGACAATCCCGTCCCCTCACGCATGGCGGCCGTAACGGCTACAATTCGTTTATCCTTTTTTGCCAGGGCAGTGAGCTCGTCCCCAAAGATATTGAGGAATGGTGGTACTTCATTCTTTGTGTTGGGCTGACCAGGTTTGGCTGCAGGACCAATTCCATGAAATTTTATTGGATTTTGTTCTGCCAGAGCAAATCCATACCCCTTTTTAGTTATGATATGAAGCATAATCGGAGTATTGATATCTTTGATATTTTCAAGAGTGGAAATCAAAAGGGGTAAATCGTTGCCGTCTATGGGTCCGAAATATCGAATCCCCATCTCATCGAAAATGACACCAGGTACCAAAAGATTCTTGAGACTTTCCTCGATTTTCTTCATACCTGTTCGCACAGTATTCTTACCGATAGGCAGCTTGCCGGTGACATTCCAGAGCTCATCCCTGACACGATTATAAAGCGGATTGGTAGTAATTTTTGAGAGATATTTAGACATGGCACCTACGTTAGGTGAAATGGACATCTCATTGTCGTTAAGAATGATCATCATCCGGGTTCTGAGATGCCCCAGATTGTTTAAACCTTCAAACGACAGTCCACCAGTCAATGCTCCGTCACCAATAATAGAGATGACCTGATGCTTCTCTCCCTTCAGATCTCGCGCTATGGCGAAACCAACGCCTGCAGAAATGGAAGTTGATGCATGACCTGCGCCATAAATATCGTGTTCGCTTTCCATGGGCTTGCAAAAGCCGCTGATACCACCATATTGACGAATGGTTTTCAGTGCATCCCGACGACCTGTGAGGATTTTATGAGCGTAGGCTTGATGACCTACATCCCAGATGATCTTATCGTTGGGTGAATCAAATACTTTATGAAGGGCGACTGAAAGCTCAACGACTCCCAGTGTGGGTGCCAGGTGTCCACCAGTTTCAGAAACAACCTCAATAGTATAGTCTCGCACTTCCTGGCACAGTTGGAGCAAGCTCTCCATGGACAATGATTTCATATCCGCAGGAGAATTTATGGTTTGTAATAATTTATATTTATCCGACATGGATAGACTACCTCGACTTTAAAACGATTTCATCCACAAAATATTTATGAATGCCTGGATCTTCAGTCAGCTCAGGATGAAAGGAGGCCACCAATACATTGTCCTGTCTCATGAGAACTGGATCTACACCAAATACTGCCAGGGACATGACGTGTGGTTTTATTTCTCGAAATTTAGGGGCACGGATGAAAATCGCATGAAAATCATGATCTAAAATCGTGGGGATAACAAGGGATGTTTTGAAGGACTCAATTTGACGGCCATACGCGTTTCGTTCAGCTTTATAATCAATTTTATTAAAACAGCGAACCCGTTCATCGTCAATCTGTTGCCCCAGAAGTATGGCTCCGGCACAAGTCCCAAATACAGGCATTGTCTCCAACGCTTCATTCATGGGCTCCCACAACCCCTCTTCTTCTAGAAGCAGTGACATGGTGGTGGATTCACCGCCTGGTAGAATGAGCGCATCGATAAGCTTCAAGTCTTCAGGCTCACGAACTGCTCGACTCTTAATACCAAGCTTGCCCATACTGAAAGCATGTTTAGCGAAGCTGCCCTGTAAAGCCACTACACCTATTGTTAAATCATCATATTCTGGTGGAACTGTCAAAATTTCTCCCTACCAACCTCTGTCTTGCATTCTGTCTTCTGGTTTGATTTCAACCATATCAAGACCTCGCATAGCTTTTCCCAGGCCTGTGGAAATCTCAGCCAGCTTGTCAGGCTTATCAAAAAATGTTGCTGCCTGAACGATAGCCCTGGCCATGGCCTCAGAGTCCTCAGATTTAAATATTCCTGATCCTACAAAAATTGTCTCTGCCCCTAGTTGCATCATAAGCGAAGCGTCGGCAGGTGTGGCAATACCACCGGCTGAGAAATTTGGTACAGGAAGTTTACCCGTTTCTGCAACCTGAGCGACCAGATGGAATGGAGCTCCCATGTTTTTTGCGGCGGCCATGAGCTCATCAGTTCTTAAAGTACTCAATTTTGCCATTTCTGTGGTGATGGTGCGCATATGACGCACTGCTTCAACAATATTCCCAGTACCTGGCTCACCCTTGGTTCTAATCAGGGCTGCACCCTCACCAATACGACGTAGTGCTTCTGCCAGATTGGTGGCTCCACAGACAAAGGGGGTCTTAAAATCGTGCTTCCAGATGTGATTGGCTTCATCCGCAGGTGTCAATACTTCACTCTCATCGATGTAATCTATTTCTAAAGCTTCCAGGATTTGAGCCTCAGCAAAATGACCGATACGACATTTGGCCATGACAGGGATTGAAACAGCCTTCTGTATCTCTTTAATCATTTTTGGATCGGAAGCTCTGGCAATGCCACCATCCCTGCGAATATCTGCTGGGATTCGTTCCAGTGCCATAACTGCTACTGCACCAGCCTGTTCAGCAATTTTTGCTTGTTCAGGTGTGGTGACATCCATTATCACACCACCCTTGAGCATCTCAGCCAATCCTGTTTTTACTTCGAACAGCTCATTTGTCATTTTCATTCTCTCCAGAAACTTTGATTGTCAATATTTATACACGTGATTTCACGTGTAAGTTATTCAAATGTTCAACGACTTCCTCGATAAGATCATCTGGTGAGGAAGCCCCAGCGGATATACCCACTGATTCGGCCATGTCAAACCAGCTCTCCTGAATATCAAAAGCGTTTTCAACCATATATGAGCGTGGATTCAAGGATAGAGAAACTTCGTGCAATCTCTTGGTATTGGCACTGGTGAAAGATCCCACAATAACCATCACATCAACAACGGGAGCGATTTCCTTGATTTGGCCCTGGTTTCTTCTGGTCGGGAAACAAACGGTATTCACAAATCTCAAATCAAATATCTTCATGGAAAGGATACCGATAATCTCCTGTACATTTTCAATCATTTGAGTCGATT from Candidatus Neomarinimicrobiota bacterium encodes:
- a CDS encoding 1-deoxy-D-xylulose-5-phosphate synthase, whose amino-acid sequence is MSDKYKLLQTINSPADMKSLSMESLLQLCQEVRDYTIEVVSETGGHLAPTLGVVELSVALHKVFDSPNDKIIWDVGHQAYAHKILTGRRDALKTIRQYGGISGFCKPMESEHDIYGAGHASTSISAGVGFAIARDLKGEKHQVISIIGDGALTGGLSFEGLNNLGHLRTRMMIILNDNEMSISPNVGAMSKYLSKITTNPLYNRVRDELWNVTGKLPIGKNTVRTGMKKIEESLKNLLVPGVIFDEMGIRYFGPIDGNDLPLLISTLENIKDINTPIMLHIITKKGYGFALAEQNPIKFHGIGPAAKPGQPNTKNEVPPFLNIFGDELTALAKKDKRIVAVTAAMREGTGLSGYAKEHPDRFYDVGIAEGHAVTFAAALAARGLKPFVAIYSTFLQRAYDMLVHDIAVQKLPVIFMLDRAGLVGEDGPTHHGVLDLAYLSSIPGVVVAAPRNGEELRHLMQTALLHEEGPFFIRYPKASALKNRKTVQSRAVEIGKWELISEGKDIAILAVGSMNPVVEKAVKILDAEGVNASYIDAKFIKPFDEDMLLSLMTSNKHIVIVEENNYPGSLSQTIKAFAEPVENCARIHSHTLPDRFVTHGSRAQLLAEVKLTSEEIAASILKLNK
- the pdxT gene encoding pyridoxal 5'-phosphate synthase glutaminase subunit PdxT; this translates as MTVPPEYDDLTIGVVALQGSFAKHAFSMGKLGIKSRAVREPEDLKLIDALILPGGESTTMSLLLEEEGLWEPMNEALETMPVFGTCAGAILLGQQIDDERVRCFNKIDYKAERNAYGRQIESFKTSLVIPTILDHDFHAIFIRAPKFREIKPHVMSLAVFGVDPVLMRQDNVLVASFHPELTEDPGIHKYFVDEIVLKSR
- the pdxS gene encoding pyridoxal 5'-phosphate synthase lyase subunit PdxS, with translation MKMTNELFEVKTGLAEMLKGGVIMDVTTPEQAKIAEQAGAVAVMALERIPADIRRDGGIARASDPKMIKEIQKAVSIPVMAKCRIGHFAEAQILEALEIDYIDESEVLTPADEANHIWKHDFKTPFVCGATNLAEALRRIGEGAALIRTKGEPGTGNIVEAVRHMRTITTEMAKLSTLRTDELMAAAKNMGAPFHLVAQVAETGKLPVPNFSAGGIATPADASLMMQLGAETIFVGSGIFKSEDSEAMARAIVQAATFFDKPDKLAEISTGLGKAMRGLDMVEIKPEDRMQDRGW